A stretch of Candidatus Methanomethylophilaceae archaeon DNA encodes these proteins:
- the argH gene encoding argininosuccinate lyase: MIPLQQALWSGRFEGGMDDSTLEFTSSLDVDSKLAFYDVMGSLAHAKMLKACGIIPAEDADDIVEGLKGILKEISDGTFELDYSLEDIHTNVEFTLTQRIGPAGGKLHTGRSRNDQVAVDFRMYLRDEALKAVESADSLMMSLVKVAEENGGTVMPGFTHMQHAQPVSLAQHMLAHAFRFSRDADRFLDAFRRMDKCPLGAAALAGTTYPIDRRMTAAALGFREPTENSMDTVSDRDFVTELAYCAAQTAIHLSSLCEELVLWSSQEFGFVEMDDRYATGSSIMPQKKNPDIAELVRGKTGSVIGALTTMIVMTKGLPLTYNRDLQEDKSPVMESMRTVISSVKIMSKVISTSKFNTKRMMEVTSRGQINATDLADYLVTKGVPFREAHGIVGAAVRKSIESGVNLEDMPLEELRSFSDRIEQDVYQVLPVRKCMERRDSYGGTSPGSTDVQIGQAMEQIMTRDEIVRQEKQLIENCWKALTE, from the coding sequence GTGATCCCTTTGCAGCAGGCTCTCTGGTCGGGAAGGTTCGAAGGCGGGATGGACGATTCCACTCTGGAATTCACCTCATCCTTGGATGTGGACTCCAAACTGGCGTTCTACGACGTCATGGGATCCTTGGCCCACGCAAAGATGCTGAAGGCGTGCGGGATAATCCCCGCCGAAGACGCCGACGACATCGTAGAAGGGCTGAAAGGGATTCTGAAGGAGATCTCGGACGGAACCTTCGAACTGGACTATTCTCTGGAGGACATCCACACCAACGTGGAATTCACTCTCACCCAGAGAATCGGCCCGGCCGGAGGGAAGCTGCACACGGGCAGGAGCAGGAACGACCAGGTCGCCGTGGATTTCAGGATGTACCTGAGGGATGAGGCCCTGAAAGCCGTAGAATCGGCGGACAGCCTCATGATGAGCCTCGTCAAGGTCGCCGAAGAGAACGGTGGAACTGTCATGCCTGGGTTCACCCATATGCAGCACGCGCAGCCGGTCTCCCTGGCCCAGCACATGCTCGCCCACGCATTCAGATTCTCCAGGGACGCAGACAGATTCCTCGATGCCTTCAGGAGAATGGATAAATGCCCGCTCGGAGCCGCCGCCCTGGCCGGGACCACCTACCCGATAGACAGGAGGATGACCGCCGCCGCCCTGGGATTCAGAGAGCCCACCGAGAATTCCATGGACACCGTCAGCGACAGGGATTTCGTGACCGAACTGGCATATTGCGCGGCGCAGACCGCCATCCACCTATCATCTCTTTGCGAGGAGCTCGTACTGTGGTCTTCGCAGGAGTTCGGGTTCGTGGAGATGGACGACAGATACGCAACCGGATCGTCGATCATGCCTCAGAAGAAGAACCCGGATATCGCGGAGCTCGTCAGAGGCAAGACCGGATCTGTGATAGGCGCCCTGACGACCATGATAGTCATGACCAAGGGCCTCCCGCTGACCTACAACCGCGACCTCCAGGAGGACAAGTCCCCCGTGATGGAATCCATGCGCACGGTGATCTCTAGCGTAAAAATCATGTCCAAAGTCATCTCCACATCCAAATTCAATACGAAGAGAATGATGGAAGTCACCAGCAGAGGGCAGATCAACGCCACCGATCTTGCCGATTATCTGGTCACCAAAGGCGTCCCGTTCAGAGAAGCCCATGGGATCGTCGGCGCCGCCGTGAGGAAAAGCATCGAATCAGGCGTGAACCTCGAGGACATGCCTCTCGAGGAGCTCAGAAGCTTCTCCGACAGGATAGAGCAGGACGTGTATCAGGTGCTCCCGGTGAGAAAATGCATGGAACGGCGCGATTCCTACGGCGGGACTTCCCCCGGATCCACCGACGTCCAGATCGGCCAGGCCATGGAGCAGATAATGACCAGAGACGAGATTGTCAGGCAGGAAAAGCAGCTGATAGAGAACTGCTGGAAAGCTCTGACTGAATGA
- a CDS encoding precorrin-8X methylmutase, whose amino-acid sequence MAITVVKPEDIEAHSMATIVSELNGRTWPEPEFSIVKRCIHTSADFDYADNLVFSEDAANIGVKAIRNGAHIVTDTKMAAAGINKPRLAQYGGEVHCYISDEDVSAEAKERGCTRATVAMEKGAELAKSHPVIFAIGNAPTALIRLAELIDSGELKPALIIGAPVGFVNVVESKEIIMERDVPFIVPKGRKGGSNIAATICNAMMYYKG is encoded by the coding sequence ATGGCTATAACCGTAGTGAAGCCTGAGGACATAGAAGCGCACAGCATGGCGACCATAGTCTCCGAATTGAACGGAAGGACTTGGCCTGAGCCAGAGTTCTCCATAGTTAAGAGATGCATACACACTTCCGCCGATTTCGATTACGCCGACAATCTGGTGTTCTCCGAGGATGCGGCGAACATCGGAGTCAAAGCGATAAGAAACGGCGCCCACATCGTGACCGACACCAAAATGGCTGCCGCCGGAATCAACAAGCCCAGGCTCGCCCAGTACGGCGGAGAGGTCCATTGCTACATCTCCGATGAGGACGTCTCCGCGGAGGCCAAGGAACGCGGATGCACCCGCGCCACCGTGGCGATGGAGAAAGGCGCCGAGCTTGCCAAGAGCCATCCGGTCATCTTTGCCATCGGGAATGCTCCCACCGCGCTGATAAGGCTCGCGGAGCTGATCGATTCGGGAGAACTCAAGCCTGCATTGATCATCGGGGCACCCGTCGGATTCGTCAACGTGGTCGAATCCAAGGAGATAATCATGGAGAGGGATGTGCCGTTCATAGTCCCCAAGGGAAGGAAAGGCGGATCCAACATCGCGGCGACAATCTGCAACGCGATGATGTACTATAAAGGCTGA
- the cobM gene encoding precorrin-4 C(11)-methyltransferase, with translation MISFIGAGPGDPELLTLKGKRLIDAADVVIYAGSLVNPAVLDGCKPDAKIYNSALMNLDEVIEVMKEAEAAGKKCVRVHTGDPAIYGAHREQMDRLDELGIKYEVIPGVSSFLGTAAVLNAEYTLPGKSQSVILTRMEGRTPMPPREKLVDLARHHATMVIFLSIGFLDEMVAQLEEGGYEPETPVAVVYKATWPDQKIVRGTLADIAAKVEAEGIKKTALTVVGDFLGDEHDLSKLYDKTFTTEFRVGKPE, from the coding sequence ATGATATCGTTCATAGGTGCGGGCCCGGGCGACCCCGAGCTCCTGACGTTAAAAGGTAAGAGGCTCATCGACGCCGCTGATGTGGTGATATATGCGGGATCGCTGGTCAATCCCGCCGTTTTAGATGGCTGCAAGCCCGATGCGAAGATTTACAACAGTGCCCTGATGAATCTCGACGAGGTCATCGAAGTAATGAAAGAGGCTGAAGCCGCCGGAAAGAAGTGCGTCCGCGTGCACACCGGGGATCCCGCCATCTACGGCGCCCACAGGGAGCAGATGGACAGGCTCGACGAGCTCGGCATAAAATATGAGGTGATCCCGGGGGTCAGTTCGTTCCTCGGGACCGCGGCGGTCCTCAACGCGGAGTACACCCTCCCAGGGAAGAGCCAGAGCGTCATCCTCACCAGGATGGAAGGCAGGACGCCTATGCCTCCCAGAGAGAAGCTTGTGGACCTCGCAAGGCATCACGCCACCATGGTCATTTTCCTCTCCATCGGATTTTTGGACGAGATGGTCGCGCAGCTTGAGGAGGGCGGATACGAGCCCGAGACTCCAGTCGCAGTCGTCTACAAGGCCACCTGGCCCGACCAGAAGATTGTTAGGGGCACTTTGGCCGACATCGCCGCGAAAGTCGAGGCAGAGGGCATAAAGAAAACCGCTCTCACAGTCGTCGGGGATTTCCTCGGGGATGAGCACGACCTTTCAAAACTTTACGATAAGACATTTACAACCGAGTTCAGGGTTGGCAAACCAGAGTGA
- a CDS encoding argininosuccinate synthase, protein MAEKTKDKVVLAYSGGLDTSVAIHWLQEQYDLDVIAIAINVGQPPSKDDIVARALRNGAIKSDFIDATEEFVSDYVWPSLKANALYQNVYPLSTSIARPLIAKKLVEVANREGAKYIAHGCTAKGNDQVRFDVGIVSQNPDLKIIAPMREWVTTREKEIEYAKEHGIEIIVKKESPYSRDENLWGSSCECGILEDPWAEPPADVWENTVDPEKAPDEPQYIEIGFENGIPTRLNGKKVEGVKLIEKLNKTAGKHGVGRIDHVEDRLVGIKSRETYECPAAVTLITAHRALEAMTLPRDTIEYKRGIEQKYCQLVYDGLWFGGLREPIQAFIDKTQEYVTGTVRVKLYKGTATVVGRKSPYSMYDTGLSTYAEGDSFDHRSATGFIYVWGLPGRTAAKAHGKK, encoded by the coding sequence ATGGCAGAGAAAACCAAAGACAAAGTGGTCCTCGCGTATTCCGGAGGCCTCGACACCTCAGTCGCCATCCATTGGCTCCAGGAGCAATACGACCTCGACGTGATAGCCATCGCTATCAACGTCGGCCAGCCCCCCAGCAAGGACGACATCGTCGCCCGCGCCCTCAGAAACGGAGCCATAAAATCCGATTTCATAGACGCCACCGAGGAGTTCGTCTCGGATTACGTCTGGCCTTCGCTCAAAGCCAACGCCCTCTATCAGAACGTGTATCCTCTGAGCACCTCCATCGCCAGACCCCTCATAGCCAAGAAACTCGTCGAAGTGGCCAACAGAGAGGGGGCCAAGTACATCGCCCACGGATGCACCGCCAAAGGGAACGACCAGGTCAGATTCGACGTCGGAATAGTCTCCCAGAACCCCGACCTGAAGATCATCGCCCCCATGAGAGAATGGGTCACCACCAGAGAGAAGGAAATCGAATACGCCAAAGAGCACGGGATCGAAATCATCGTCAAGAAAGAGAGCCCGTACTCCAGAGACGAGAACCTTTGGGGAAGTTCCTGCGAATGCGGAATCCTCGAAGATCCCTGGGCCGAACCCCCCGCAGACGTCTGGGAGAACACCGTCGACCCCGAGAAAGCGCCTGACGAACCCCAATACATAGAGATCGGATTCGAGAATGGTATCCCGACCCGCCTCAACGGCAAGAAGGTCGAGGGCGTGAAGCTGATCGAGAAGCTCAACAAAACCGCCGGAAAGCACGGCGTAGGCAGAATCGACCACGTCGAGGACCGTCTGGTCGGCATCAAGAGCCGCGAGACCTACGAATGCCCCGCCGCGGTCACGCTCATAACTGCCCACAGAGCACTCGAAGCCATGACCCTCCCCAGAGACACCATCGAATACAAGCGCGGTATCGAGCAGAAATACTGCCAGCTGGTGTATGATGGGCTCTGGTTCGGCGGCCTCAGAGAGCCGATCCAGGCGTTCATCGACAAGACCCAGGAATACGTCACCGGAACCGTCAGAGTCAAGCTGTACAAAGGGACCGCGACCGTTGTCGGAAGAAAATCCCCGTACTCCATGTACGACACCGGCCTCAGCACCTACGCCGAAGGCGACAGCTTCGACCACAGATCCGCGACCGGATTCATCTACGTCTGGGGTCTCCCCGGAAGAACCGCCGCGAAAGCCCACGGGAAGAAGTGA
- a CDS encoding cobalt-precorrin 5A hydrolase: MRIAIIAFTANGCKTALRIRDSLDGEDVTAQCKTTHDVEGIEMIQCSSDEWTAKTFPSVDAIVFVGATGIAVRLIAPYVKTKDVDPAVVCVDEHGRYAIALLSGHIGGSNRLTARIAAGIGATPIITTATDINGKFSVDVFATENCLRITDLHKVQIISADILADKFVGISSDRPIEGNLPHGLTEADAGHCGVRISSDPSESPFNVTLNLVPMDISVGVGCKRGILPGKMLEFVLSVLKEEGIAPERVGSVSSIDLKSDERAVLDLAASLKCPVMFFTSEELMSLEGKFSGSNFVRSVTAVDCVCERAAIKARGGTLIRRKTASDGMTVALSKIEVKPRF; encoded by the coding sequence ATGAGGATAGCGATCATAGCGTTCACGGCAAACGGATGCAAAACCGCCCTGAGGATCAGGGACTCTCTGGATGGGGAGGACGTCACCGCCCAGTGCAAAACCACCCATGACGTCGAAGGCATAGAGATGATACAGTGCTCATCTGACGAATGGACCGCCAAGACTTTCCCGTCCGTGGACGCTATCGTGTTCGTCGGAGCTACCGGAATAGCTGTCAGGCTCATCGCGCCATACGTCAAAACCAAAGATGTGGACCCCGCGGTCGTCTGCGTGGATGAGCACGGAAGATACGCGATAGCTCTCCTTTCCGGGCATATCGGCGGAAGCAACCGCCTGACGGCAAGAATAGCTGCTGGCATAGGCGCCACGCCCATCATAACCACCGCGACGGATATCAACGGGAAGTTCTCTGTTGACGTGTTCGCCACCGAAAATTGCCTCAGAATCACCGACCTCCACAAAGTGCAGATAATTTCCGCGGACATACTGGCGGACAAATTCGTGGGCATATCATCAGACAGACCCATCGAAGGAAACCTGCCCCACGGGCTCACGGAAGCCGACGCCGGGCACTGCGGCGTACGCATATCTTCGGATCCCTCCGAATCCCCGTTCAATGTGACCCTCAACCTGGTTCCCATGGACATCTCCGTCGGCGTCGGATGCAAAAGAGGGATCCTTCCCGGGAAGATGCTTGAGTTCGTGCTCTCAGTCCTGAAAGAAGAAGGCATAGCTCCCGAAAGAGTCGGATCGGTGTCCAGCATAGACCTGAAATCCGACGAGAGAGCGGTTCTGGACCTCGCCGCGTCCCTGAAATGCCCTGTGATGTTCTTCACCTCGGAAGAACTGATGTCTTTGGAGGGGAAATTCTCGGGATCGAATTTCGTCAGATCCGTGACCGCCGTAGACTGCGTGTGCGAGAGGGCCGCGATCAAAGCGCGCGGGGGAACGCTGATACGCCGGAAGACCGCTTCCGATGGGATGACTGTGGCCCTATCCAAAATCGAAGTGAAACCGAGGTTCTGA
- the cbiD gene encoding cobalamin biosynthesis protein CbiD produces the protein MEGNYVIVGSRRMRCGHTTGTCAAAAAKASAQALLSGVFPAHVEILTPKGILLDLPVEEPRSEGKRAICAVRKDGGDDQDATHGTLICSEVTLTDAGITIDGGVGVGRVTRKGLDQPPGNAAINKVPRSMIREALEDLALTYGYKGGFSVVVSVPEGQNIATKTFNPRLGIVGGISILGTSGIVEPMSETALVASIKKEMDVHAAAGEKVLIVVPGNYGKEFSDSIPGITDDMCVKCSNFVGEMLDHACALETDVVLISNIGKIVKVAAGIMNTHSRNADGRMETIAANAAMAGADIDTVKRIMGCISTDDALSLLSPELMEKTCGILMEKIQFYMNHRTAGKIRVGAVMFSSVYGLLGKTELADALIEEATRK, from the coding sequence ATGGAAGGCAACTATGTGATCGTGGGTTCCCGCCGGATGAGATGCGGCCATACCACTGGCACATGCGCTGCCGCAGCCGCGAAAGCTTCCGCTCAAGCCCTTTTGTCAGGCGTATTCCCTGCCCATGTCGAAATACTCACGCCCAAAGGAATCCTTCTCGATCTGCCGGTGGAAGAGCCGAGATCCGAGGGGAAACGCGCCATTTGCGCCGTCAGAAAAGACGGAGGCGACGACCAGGATGCAACCCATGGAACGCTGATATGCTCCGAAGTGACGCTCACGGACGCTGGCATTACCATAGATGGAGGAGTGGGCGTAGGCAGGGTCACGCGGAAAGGCCTGGATCAGCCTCCCGGGAACGCCGCGATAAACAAAGTCCCAAGAAGCATGATAAGGGAAGCTCTGGAGGACTTGGCGCTCACATACGGCTACAAAGGCGGATTCTCGGTCGTGGTCAGCGTGCCGGAAGGCCAGAACATAGCTACCAAAACATTCAATCCCCGTCTTGGTATCGTCGGCGGGATATCCATACTCGGCACCAGCGGCATAGTCGAGCCGATGAGCGAAACCGCTCTGGTGGCGTCGATAAAGAAAGAGATGGACGTCCATGCCGCCGCCGGAGAGAAGGTCCTGATAGTCGTCCCCGGAAATTATGGCAAGGAATTCAGCGATTCCATCCCCGGGATCACGGACGACATGTGCGTTAAATGCAGCAATTTCGTCGGCGAGATGCTGGACCATGCCTGCGCGCTGGAGACTGATGTGGTCCTGATCTCCAACATAGGGAAGATCGTCAAAGTGGCGGCCGGGATAATGAACACCCATTCCCGGAATGCGGACGGCAGGATGGAGACGATAGCCGCCAACGCTGCGATGGCAGGCGCGGATATCGATACGGTCAAAAGAATCATGGGATGCATATCCACGGACGATGCTCTGAGCCTGCTGAGCCCGGAGCTCATGGAAAAAACCTGCGGGATCCTTATGGAAAAAATCCAATTCTACATGAACCACCGCACGGCCGGGAAGATCCGTGTTGGGGCGGTCATGTTCTCGTCGGTCTACGGCCTTCTGGGGAAGACCGAACTGGCAGACGCTCTCATCGAGGAGGCGACGCGGAAATGA